DNA from Pomacea canaliculata isolate SZHN2017 linkage group LG9, ASM307304v1, whole genome shotgun sequence:
tgaataaaatattgaatgaGAGGGGTATATTTCAAgtaattttcaaaagaaaaatgacacaGATGTTATGTCCTTTATAATTGATTAACAAAAATTTACGTTTACCTGTGTGGATGTAAGCTGACTGTGTTGCACTTGAAAGACTACAAACCAACTGATAGTCAACCCTTCAAGAAtataagcatcagcaaacagttGACACCATAGCAAACTTAAACTAAGTCctcatataaaaatgaaaaactgaaGAGTGAGCATtggggccctatgctcctcgaggagtaactgAGAAGCAAGCAGAAAAGTACTCTtgattatgcaaaatatttcttaaaagagATTGATTTTGAAACCGGATTTGAAGGGTTTGATAGTAGACACAATctgaagagggaaaaaagtgaaacattaaaaactaaaatgataACATAGTAGTAAAtatattgcatatttttcaaCCATCATCTCCCCACAAAAAAGGTTGTTGCCACCTTAAACACATGGTTACATGGTGTTTCATTTTCAATTATAtccaatatttaaaatattgttccaTTGTCATAGAAAATGTTTCAACACGTAGCTGTACTTCAGAAGGCAGTTCCAAAAAAAGACATCCTCTTTATGCTTGGTAACTGGAACGCCAAGGTTGGCCCGGACGCCTTCcagcaatgggcaggaacagtgGGCAAATTTGGCCTGGAGAAACCAGGATCATCAGACTCTTAGAATTTGTGCAGAGCCAGAGGCTCACCTTAGCCAACACCTTACGGCCCCACAAAAATCAAGACATGACACTCATCAGACAGATTGATCCATAATCAAATTGACTATATCCTGCTGCTGAGATGCTTCAGATCCAGCAGCAACAAGGCTAAGACAAGGACATACCCTGGCTCTGACATAGATAGTGACTATGACCTTATTTTAATGAAAGTGAAGCGACTCTCAAACACCCCTCCCCTCGATGTCGCTTTGATTTGGAGAAACTGCAATGACAGTGATcaattttatttgtcccaggaggcaatttgaacatggtaaggtgctctagttataaagtaaaagttagaaataaaaataagaaatgaagttCGTTGTAATAGTaaagcagagatctatatgAACAGGGTACAACTtaaagaggtaagcagcttcaagtactttgGAGCCACCCACTCCAAGGATGACAGTTCCATGCCAGATATCCATATCATGAatgcaacagcagcaatagCTAGCCTAGATAGGATCTAGCATAGCCATAAGGTTTACTACCAAGTACAAGGTATACAGCTCCCTGGTAGTGCTGATCCTGCTCTGTGGATGTGACATGTGGGCTCTGCTCGCcaagacagaaaggagaatctAAGCATTCGAGAACAAATGTTTGAGGAGGATGCTTcagatctcatacagagaacacaaaatcaataactttgtatgaaacaagatggccacactcatagaacaccaggaacctctacttccAACAGTCAAGCAACCCGGCAtgacaccttgtcaaagactatccttcaacTGGCTTACGAATGTAGCTGGACTGGTCatctgtacaggacctgctgactatcacaataggcaagagtggctgGCCCAGTCTACAGccgtgtctatccatgtgctcccccctacaacaggtgccggtcaaggaCAACTGACTGACTTCAGATCTAACCCTGCTAATCTAAGCATGCAACTCATTGTAACTTGGCACATTTGCAACATTGGCTTTTAATTGATTATTgctttaagattaaaaaaaaaaactactcagaattgtgctttttaaataaatgttgaatCATGATTTTCATCACATGTATAGCCTACTGAAGCATGTAAGTCAGACATGTGAGAATCAGAAATAATATGTGCTAGCTTGCTTTTTCTATGGATTATAATGGTTATTATGGAGATTATTAGAGACATCACACCATTTTACCTTCAGCAGGAAACAGATTTCAAGCGTTGAAATCTAGACAATTGAAACCACTACTCAACACAACAGATCCTGCCATGAACAGATCAATcctttatgatttaaaaatatcaaaataattgaAAGTTTACCTAACATTCcctataaaatgttttgcattctGTTGTAAAGGCATTCCAGAGCATCATGATTGAGTTTGCATGAACATATGTATGCCTGAAATGATCATCTTAACAAGACTAATTATTCATTTTGCATGCAGTACCCCAATGAGCAGGCCCTGCTGTGTGACTTTGAACTTATGTTCAACAATGCCCGCCACTACAACGAAGAAGGCTCACAGGTGTATCAGGATGCTGACACTTTGGATCGCATTTTGCGGACAAAATGGCGGTCCATGAGCCAGTCGCGGGCTCTCACAAGCAAGCGGTGAGTGTCTTGTGTGAAAGGgatatttataataatgaacTTTAGACTCATAGAACTGCTAGATATAGTTAATAAGAGCAGATAGCTATGCAAAAGTGTGCTTATTACATCCTCACCTTCATGTTTAGGTCAAGGTCAAAAGTATCATCACCCTTGTCTCAGAAGCTCCAAGACATGTATGAAACAGTACGCGACTACCAAGATCGTGCAGGCCGAACGCTGTCCACCCCTTTCATCAAGCTGCCTCTCAAGAGCGTAAGCTGTTTAAACCCCCCACCTAAACTGATggtatttcatttctttttaagccATCTAAGTTTTagtctttttatgtttatggCATTAAGTAAGACTAATTAAAACCTCAAGAGGGGCTCTAcgcctcacttttttttcagctacattattttcaacattgtAGCACATTTTGTGATTTTCAGAAACTATTCCTACCTTTTGCTTACAGCTATTCCCATCACAACTTTTATATGAAAAGCAGTGGGCCCATTATATTATCTGGGGTTGGGGGGTTGGTTTGCTTTTGAAATGAAGATTGTACTGTGGGTGACAGGACTACCCAGACTATTATGAAGTGATAAAGAAGCCAATGGACATGCAGCGTATACAACAAAAACTACTGGCTAACCAGTATGAGAGTGTTGAGGACATGGTGGCTGACTTTGTGCAAATGTTTGATAATGCCTGCAAGTACAATGAGCCAGAGTCAGTCATCTATAAGGTGAGAGGTTTGTCTCCCCCATgatatgaaatttttttcagcattcCTCCTTGTGTTTTGCTGAAAAACTGATATAGCGACTTACTTTAGGTTTAAAAATGGCCTTGCAAGTAGTTATTCTGCAGTTCAATGCTTGACAATTTGCTGAGCCATTCAAGTGGCAGTCGCTACAACAGTGTAATATCATGAATATCTATTTAGTTGCAGTTGACACTTGTCTTACAGACTAGCTGTGCTTCTTTTTATTCACCACTTCATGTGCCGTTATCCCTCGTAAAATACAAGACGATTTTATAATACAATATGTAGTTTGATATGTCCATGATAGTCACCTTGTCTGCTTGGCATAGGATGCTCTGACACTACAGCGGGTGGTGTTcgagaagaaaatggagttgACTGCTGAGGGTACAAATAATGTCCCTGATGTCAAAGCTTTGGTCCAGGAGCTTATTCGGAACCTCTTTATCTCCACTTACAACTCCCAGGTCAGCCTGCCATTTTACTTCTGCCAGTTTTCTTGTCAAAATGGTGGTCAGTACAACTTACTAAGCAGATGCGTAGCATTCAGGAGAAACCCCTCTACTGGAGGATTTTCATTGTGTGGTTTATCTTTGTTGGGTCTGATCTGTGGTCTTATTTTCTGTTATGCTGCATCAGTGTATGTCCATTATCATGCAAATACATTTGTGTGCTGTGGTGAGTAAACATTattatggatttaaaaaaaatgaaagcaagcaTTGTTGTCAACACCATCATGCTCAGACATACTGTCTGTTTGGATCTGTAGGATGACGAGGGACGTTGCTATAGTGACTCCTTTGCTGAACTGCCAGAACTGATTGAAAGAGACAAAGCACCTGGTGATGAGGATCCCCCAGAGTGAGTTGTCAGAGTGGCTTTGTGAAGTTATCTGCCCTTAGTTTAAGTGAGGTGTGAAATTGTCTGCAGTTAATTGGTGACTCGTGAAGTTTCTTTTTGGGACTTGTGCAGTCATCAGAAGTTGTTGCTGACTTGTCAAATTATTGGTAGTTACTAGGGGATCTATGATGTTGGTGCCAATCTATTGTTGACAGAGAATGTCAAAAGTTATGTCAGTGCAGTATATAAAAAGctaataaattttttataagACTTTAGCAGCTGATCacaattttgtcaaaaaataagCACCTGTATCATGAAgttacttttctctttcatttgtGAAATAACTTGGCTTTTTCATCACATGCAGGCGTTTATTGACCTTTGACCAGATCAAGAGAAATATTGACAGGGTAAGTTTTGTATATCATTAGCATTAGAAGTGCATCACAAAAATCTGTCAATAGAGATTCAGTGCTAACATGACAGGTATGAATATGGCAACAAGTAGTGGAATGGTTTGCTCTGGTAATCAGCCAAGGCTAGGCATATTGCTACATGTCATGACACATCcatagttttaaaatgtttacttttgtaaCTTTTAAATGAGTACAATTGAAAATAAAAGGCTTGTATCTTctgatatatacacatatatgttattgtttatatttctatatgTATAATATTTAGTCCTGTTTTACATTCAATACAAAGATGGAAAATAAAGCTTTAATTATAGATTTACTTTTTAGAAAAATAGAGCTACCATAGTGCTGGTTATACAACAATTTTAGAGCAtgttttttgcatctttttgtgAATTCAGAGctcttttattgtctttctaTGCAATAAGGATTCTTATTAAAGTggttgttttcttcatcattattgTAGTTATCAACAACAGATTGGGTGGTTGTCATTGACTACCAAAAGCATCCCCCTTTTTACTGCACTGTTACTTCTTATGCTCATGTGTTGCTGTGACTCAGGACCATAATGCGTATGATATAACATGTACTCAAACATGTGTTTGCCTACACTTGAAAGATCTAAAACTGTCTAGTAGCAGCAGTGTTTCGTTTTCTGCTGCATTGTTAGTTTCTCTTCTTAAAAGCAGTTGTGACAGCTGGCCAAGTTTTTAAATAGCTGTAGTCTGGAGTCATCTAGTTCCTCCTTTGTAGCACAGTACTTGTTCTGATCCCGACATTTTGATTTACAGGGACGATACAGGAGAATGGATCGATTCCAGGAAGACATGTTCAAAGTGTTTGAGAAGGCCAGAAAATTCAGTCGAATTGATTCTCAGGTAAATGGATTTTCACTTTCATGACTTTATTAATGGGCTGttgtaaaaaacaaacagataaaaattattgactacATCGGTCATGCCGGCAGCAAATTCTTTCAAGTTTGTCAGTTCTATAGATCTTGGTATGACCATGAAATATTTGTCAGATTAAAATTTGCACATTGATTCACACTTAGATTATGCTTGCCACagatgttgacagtgtgtaTTTGAACATTTTATCTCTGAGTGAAATTTTATCGGTGTCTTTGATTGCTCCTTGAAGGGTTGCAATTGCTTGATACGAAGACACATGTATTGGAGAGTATGGGTTGAGTTTACTTTTACCTCAACAGCTGTATGAAGATGCAGTGGAAATGCAATTGCTATTCATCAAAATTCGTGATGAGCTTTGTAAAAATGGAGAGCTCCTACTGACTCCTGCTCTGAGTTACACTGAGCGCCACCTGCAGAATGCTCTGGaaacagagaagagagaaaaacttgCCATAGAACAGAAAgaggatgaagagaaaaagaaaggaggagagTCAGAAGAAAAGTTGGAAGAAGTGAAGCTGGTGAGTGACGCTCATGCTCATGACTGTCAAATGGAAAAAATTAATACTTATAGGAAGCAATGTACAAGATGGAAAATGAACCTCAAAAGTTCTACGCACTTTGATTCAATAAGTATCTTTTATATAAAGACCTGAGAGACCATGTTGGCTATACTTGTTTTTTATACTAAAGTTGTGTTTGTAGCTGATTAACAATTTTATGTATATCCATCCCAGGAAcgttttgttttccatttacCTTGTAGACTGGTTAGATATCATTATTTTTGGTGTTGCAGTCCTCAGATGAGCCAAGTGAAAATGAAATTGTGTACAAAGATCAGACGTACAAAATTGGTGACTTTGTCTACATTGAGCCCAGGTATATTTCTTTACACACCTGTTTCCCAGAAAAAGGATATTTTTGTTCTAATTGATCTTATTGAGTAGTAGACAATTCTATTAATTATAACCTcaagaaaattcttttaaaagcaCTTTCAGacattctttaattttaatatagAAATCTCACCATATTTTAATATAGATATCTCTACTTTCTGTTCATTCAaccaaagaaaaaggagaacaTTTTGTTagcaatttctttgttttatgattattaATGGGGATTACTGTCAAGGACAGGAGAAAGACAGGtagttaaaataattaaattgcaTGTTTTGCTGGAGTGATGTTGAGAATGTTGTAAAGAGAATCTTTTAATTATGATTGGCATGGTGATGGGATTGCAGAGAGGAGAATCTGGAACCACACATCATGGTAATCGAGTCTTTCCATGTAGATGAGAATGGTGCACGCATGATGAAAGGCAGCTGGTTTTATCGTCCTCCAGAAACTTATCACCTAGCGACGCGGAAGTTTCTAGAAAAGGTGAGCACCCCCCAAAATTTTCACCAATGTTTACAAGGAGTATAGCCTTTTGGATTAATTTTGAAGTGATattgttctatttatttattagttctcTTGCCAGAAGGGCTTCTTCTCTCtgatacttttttaattttttttttttgttttgtcaaaagGAGGTATTCAAGAGTGATACATCCCATGGAATCAGCATGTCTCAGATCATGGGGAGATGCTATGTTATGTTTGTCAAGGACTACTTTAAACTCAGGCCAGAGGTAAGATCAAGAATCAATTGTATCAAGGTTTTATTTGGGATGAGCAGGTACATAATAGCAGAAGTACTTAGTACTTTGCTGTGGGTCTGGTTCGATGTTAGCTATTTTGTGTCCTATTGCTGTCAagtatattcacacacatatgttcacacatacatatgtgtgtgtgcatgcagatgcaaaaatataaaataatcaagaaCTTTAACAACCATAATCACATTAATAAGAATGTCATTGTTGCATCATCTCACAAATTTAATTGCATTCAGAATTGTGCTACATGTCTAAAGCAAGCCAATAGATCAACTCAGTTGCTATCttagttgtatgtgtaaaaaGAAAGTCCGGAACTACAAATGATGTCTTTTCAGATACACATGTGTGAATACAAATGATAATGAGCATTGCATTCTCATTTGCTGGTCTGTTGGCAGGGTTTACCTGACAGAGATGTTTATGTCTGTGAATCCAGATATAATGTCCGCAACAGGtgctttaagaaaataaaggtaTGACAGtgattattgtaaaaaaaattgtcagagaACTAAAGGTTTTTCCTTtaaatctaaaaaaattattacattgcacatttttttttaattatctctgTGTTTTGAAAGCTGGTTTTGGTGGCACAGTAAATTCACCTTAATCATTCCATTTTACAGtgcttaacttttttttaactttaagtaTTTAACTTAATGTTTTGTAACCTTTTTGTCACCTGTTGTTCTACAGGTATGGCAGGTACCACGAAATGATAGCATTGGCATTGTGCCTCGTGATCTCCCATTGGTGCCCATTCGTGTTGCTTCTGTCTTTGCCACAAAAGAGCCCAGTGAGGTCAGGGAGCCAGATGATGGTGATGTCAGCATTCTAGAAAAATTTCGAGAGGTCAGTCCAAGCTGAGgcaaaactttgtatttttcacaTAAGCTCTCTGACACTGAAAACCAAGCCTAAAGACAGATGACATTTGTCACAATAAAGTTTCTcttcatgattttaaaaaagcagctcAGTGATTACCTTTTGTTTAGATTTTTGACTTTTTAGCACATGCAGTATATTCTAATTTGGCAGTTCAAAATAGTCATGCatataaattctttttaataaaataaataataaataaagagaattgAAATAATATAGATGAAGGTTAGCTTTagatttaaaatttgtgtataaTAAATTTGCATGTGCACACTGCATTCCTGGTCACAagcacacattctctttcttctcccctctttgtcttacaTTTAGCCTGCATACCATCTTAGCCAGAACTATCTTGCCCTATACTGATATACTCTTTACAATGTGTCTGGCTTCTCACATCTGGGATGTTTGACGTTGCAGAATGTTTTGTCTGAGGCGGCACCAGAAGATGGCAATACCTACTATGACCAGTATATTCACTCCACAGGATGTTTGAAACTGGGTCAGTATTAAACCTGCCACAACAGTGCTAGAAGATTGTCTAACTTTTAGCCACTCTACAAGGCTTCCAAGAATAATATTTTGCTAAATTCTTCTGAGATTCTGGAAATGAAAATTGTATTAATGGCTGCAGGATGTGAAGTTGAGTATGAAAGCTGTGCTTGATTGTTTcaaatttctttgcaaaatttttGTCAAGCGATTGACAGAGCAAAGCTAGGGGCAGTAATACTAAAAAGTAAGCCTCAAGGAAGGGGAAGTTTGTTACAATGAAGTGGCGAAggttgaaatatatatataaatctaaactgtattttaaaaaaaatcaggatgattatatgttaaaaaaaaaacgtgctTTTGACTTTAttaaagtttagtttagtttagtccttgttactcctcgaggagcacatGGCCGCAAGCATTAATAAAATATGCAGCATATTTGTTTATCTGAAGTAGTCATCATATAAATCTCCATGGATGGTCAGAGGAAGGAAATTGTGTTGTAACTGCCtgaaaataagtaaattaaCCATGGCATGTTTGAGATGATATTAACCATGtccatgtttgaaatgaaagacttcagatttttttctatgcTGTGCAGGAGACTGCGTGTATGTTCGATCAGACAGAGACTATCCACTCATTGCCAGAATTGATAAAATCTGGACAACACCAGTGTCAgtagcattttgttttccttttctgataTTTGGATACATTCAtttgtgttcctttttttttaaatttaagtttaaatttaaatgtgcATTGTGCTTGACTATTGACTGCTGAGGACTTTGCATCATTTTAAGTTCTCCATCATTACACCAGGCTAAAAAGATGCATGACTGTCTTGGTGTGATGTGAAAACTATTTGTGCATTGCATGCCTGATGGCAAAACTAACCTGCTTTCAGAGGAGATGCCTTTTTCCATGGATGCTGGTTTGTACGCCCTTCAGAAATTGAGCATTCACCAACTCGACTTTTCTATAAACGGGAAGTCTTCCTGAGCTCCATTGAAGACACAAATCCACTAGATAGCATTATTGGCAAGTGCTGTATCTTGCATATCAAGGAGTATTGCACCTGTGAGTTTCATTGCATtttttagtatatatatatatccatttgttgcttttgtgtttAAGAGAGAGATTGAATGTACAcacattctgtgtgtgtaagagagagcaagatcgtgtgtgtgtaaaagagaaagagataaaacatgtataagagagaatgtgtatgtgagagagagagagagagagagagagaaaatgtgtgtgtgcatgcacatgcatatatCTTTATGTGATAAAAGtagttttcttttgcttgtatcttaaaaagaaatccagataaaatgtaaaatttatagcTGTATAACCCTTTGATAATTATATGAGTCATCTGTGTCATGTTAACAGCACGACCAACTGAGATGCCAGAGTTTGACATCTACATCTGTGAGTCTAAGTACCATGAGCTGGAGCACTCCATCAAGCGCCTTGGCAAGGGACTGAAGGTAGGATGTCACATAGCAATTATTGTTCTCATTATAGTTTTTGCCAGGTCACTTGGTAATATCAAAGACAAATAATttacaagaaacatttcaatttttttgtttcagttacatttatttgtcatctTTAGACCAACCATCACATTTTTAGGTTTGACGGtcctttgtaaatatttatgatcTTTGGGTGTTAGTTGAATAGCctttgtaaataaatcaaaaccTTTAGAGACATTTATGGTTGAGTAGTTGCAATCTTTCTCTGCAGAAACCTGCTTTATCACAGAAAGTCACCGATGATGAAATCTACTTCTTCAGAAAGCCAATAACACTTcagaaagtaaatataaaacattttgtgtctTATTGAATTTTAAACCTTGGCCTTTTAATGCTGTCAGTATTCTTTTGCATATAATTTTTTCTCTAAAGCTATAAAAGCATTATGTAATTAACTGAAATTATATGGCTAGAAAACATGTTCTTTAATTATAGAAATACAGTTCATAATTagtttataaaatgcattctatagctgtccaatttattattatatacaaataataataattacaaattatAGAATTAGTTAATCCTTTTGGCTTCAACTGGAACATAAGGGAGCATTGAATTTCTTCCTGCCATCTTGGTCCCGGGCAAGCCAGCTGACTTCATTCAACAGTTCACACCTAGATGTctgcttctctttcttcctcctggTGGTATTCATCTGAAGTCAGTTTGTGGATGCCTGGTCTTGTCCATCTACAGGATGTGGCCTAGCCACCTCCATTTATGTTTCACCTCCTCCAAGATGTTGATGATGCCAGCGTGTCTGCTAATTTCTGTGCTCGTGACTTGCAGTTTCCAGTGAATTCTGAGAATTTGACAAAGGCTTCCTCAAAGCCTCTGAGCCAGCTCTTGATCTTCTTGTTGATTCTGTAGGTTTCTAATGCATCTAGGAGCATCCATCAAACTTTTTAGATTTTCATCTTGGTAATGATTTGCAATCATTCTGCAGCCTGTTGAAAGCTTGTCTTCTAGATCAGTTCTAGTGAAGATGTCTTTTGATGTTGCTGTTAGTTGAGAGGTAACTGCTGAGATACTTGAAGTCCTGCACTTCCTTCAACTCTTCATCACATacctttgttttcattgttctgTTGCTCATCAACTTGGTCTTGTCAGTGTGGATCTTTGCATTTAGGTCCCCCATTACAACAAGGTCATGTTGTAGTGTTTTGTGTATCTGTTCTTGAGGTAAGAaagttctttttccttctctgttTTGGCCTTTTCTGTTGGCGCTTAGTGCTCTAAAATGGTGGATATTTGTTCCTGTAGAAGAACCTCGTTTTGATGATAGCTCCCTCCCTAACAGACTATACTTCACCTTCTTGCCCATCATGATCCCCACTCCCCTCgatgagttcatttctcgtctcgggcatgctgttctttctctgcatgtggcatctgtttacaggctgccttgccataatatagcctcagttgctggcacagcgtaaaataagcggtccggtggcgcaacggttagcgctgttagcgcctgtcaccaatacagtgaaggttggctgccctgagttcatttctcgtctcaggcacactgatctttctctgcacgtggcatctgtttacagggctggctgcttgccgtgatatagccttagttgctggcacggcgttaacaccaattcccccccccccacagcgtaaaataccaattccccTTCCCCCCCTTGATTTTGACAATCTCTTTCctaacacattttttcttctgaaataagGGTCAAGATACCTGAGTTGGTCCACCTCATGCCAATTTTCTCAATTTGCAGTCTGTACCATTCTTCCACTTCATACATTGTCTTCACATTTCAGGCTGCTGTTGTCGTTTAATTGTGTTTCTTCAAGGACTCCATTACTCCTTATACAAAGCATTGCTACCATTTTCCTCAATTCATCATTTGAGGTTGAATGACTTCCTAATGATTCTGTCAGCATTTTTGCAgcatagttttgtttattttcgatGTGGGTTGCTACCCCTATGCACAACCCTCCTTATCATGGGCATGGGATCAGGCAGCAGTGGAATTATAAtaatacaattcattctatcaTTATATGATGCATTCTacagctagagagagaaaattaaaaaaattcccccCACCTTGCAGCCATCTAATATCATTTTCACATGCCCAGGAACCATCACCATTACTCATGCGAGCTCATGATGACCAGTCCTCATTTCTGGACACGGAGAGCATGAAAGATGCGGAGGTGGACACCACTAGTGACAATCTGAATGCCTCTGTAGAGGAGGCCATTCCACAGCCAGAAAAACCAGCTAAGAAGGTTAGTAAGAGTAGTGTCTCTGGAACTGTAGCTTCTTTTGTTTAAGGAGTCTAAATCATATAAACACTATTGTAAGAGATAAAtagttgaataaaaataatttccccTCAAGTCTTATTCAGGTTTAGGTGTCACTGTGATACATGTAAGGTTATAGAGGAAAATACCGTGATATTTGTTTCAGCAGAAAAGTGCAAGTGCAAGGCGACAGCCCAGTGGATACATTGTATTTGCTGGTGAAATCAGGAAGGCCATACAGAATGAAAACCCTGACAGCTCTTTTGGAGATATTAGCAGAATAGTGGGGCTGAAGGTGAGATAGGAAAATCCAGATTCCATCTCTTCActagatgtttttatttatttcaaatgtcaGCATAAAGTTGTGTTAATTGCTCTGGTGCAAAGAACTGGGCGGTGAAATTATTGTTTGGAATTATGATCTTTTGCTCATCTAAgctcttgatttttgttttgttggaaaCCTTTAGTCAGTGAATTCAATGTAGTCGGTTAATTCATTTTAGTGACCTCAGCTATGCAAACAATCTCCCATCTTTTGCATATGTTATGTGTGTATTTCAGTGGCGCACATTGTCCAAAGAAGACAAGGAAAAGTATGAGGAAAGAGCCAAGAGAATTGCAGAGGATATGGCAGCCAAGCAGCAGGAAGCAGATCGTGCTTTTAATGATTCGCTCAACCGTTCCCAGTCTCCATGGTCAGATGTCGG
Protein-coding regions in this window:
- the LOC112571961 gene encoding protein polybromo-1-like isoform X8, which encodes MPLMLMNISKGKDDDVLQIGIENPDDVQEEHRRQAKEDKEDSKDGEEIGMEGDAEMESPDGKSETRMDDSEEYEQLFAAVMTARDGERNISEIFQLLPSRVKYPEYYQVIKNPIDLKMIATKIQDGKYSKLDDLERDLNLMIRNAQTYNEPKSIIFKDACTLKKIITAKKLELEYKRTGVMKTSERLRTRERTNVQRLSAVCAALRYQSEDDDTASSQMDFEGDSDGEESDSPFWALYFAVKNYTSSEGEILSQPFLKLPSKKFYPDYYKEIKKPMSLYNVRKKIKAGQYQSFGECVSDLNLIFENARKYNQDESKIYKDACTLQRVLLERKRELDKKTDRETDDDLMPTPKTKRRSECEVKKKTPKRAPEDGLRKRLNILYRIVYEYQDVNGRMLRNIFMGLPSRKDYPDYYQVIMEPIDMTMIEAKIKADKYPNEQALLCDFELMFNNARHYNEEGSQVYQDADTLDRILRTKWRSMSQSRALTSKRSRSKVSSPLSQKLQDMYETVRDYQDRAGRTLSTPFIKLPLKSDYPDYYEVIKKPMDMQRIQQKLLANQYESVEDMVADFVQMFDNACKYNEPESVIYKDALTLQRVVFEKKMELTAEGTNNVPDVKALVQELIRNLFISTYNSQDDEGRCYSDSFAELPELIERDKAPGDEDPPERLLTFDQIKRNIDRGRYRRMDRFQEDMFKVFEKARKFSRIDSQLYEDAVEMQLLFIKIRDELCKNGELLLTPALSYTERHLQNALETEKREKLAIEQKEDEEKKKGGESEEKLEEVKLSSDEPSENEIVYKDQTYKIGDFVYIEPREENLEPHIMVIESFHVDENGARMMKGSWFYRPPETYHLATRKFLEKEVFKSDTSHGISMSQIMGRCYVMFVKDYFKLRPEGLPDRDVYVCESRYNVRNRCFKKIKVWQVPRNDSIGIVPRDLPLVPIRVASVFATKEPSEVREPDDGDVSILEKFRENVLSEAAPEDGNTYYDQYIHSTGCLKLGDCVYVRSDRDYPLIARIDKIWTTPVGDAFFHGCWFVRPSEIEHSPTRLFYKREVFLSSIEDTNPLDSIIGKCCILHIKEYCTSRPTEMPEFDIYICESKYHELEHSIKRLGKGLKKPALSQKVTDDEIYFFRKPITLQKEPSPLLMRAHDDQSSFLDTESMKDAEVDTTSDNLNASVEEAIPQPEKPAKKQKSASARRQPSGYIVFAGEIRKAIQNENPDSSFGDISRIVGLKWRTLSKEDKEKYEERAKRIAEDMAAKQQEADRAFNDSLNRSQSPWSDVGHSSPSASSAGRPNTPGSMQADMDGLYPAGYNPPFQGGYPAYPGTPGGPPPPPGYPTPSLPPQAQQGGGYSVPMQAAAYPHHHQHQQQQQQRMMGSPYSHYPPAQGQSPLQTSPHPPSMHLYPNMPLGPVSPQGANGMPSPGGHTMLPPGALGHTALPGQGMVPPQPPRPPSPMFVTVPPRTQRLLHSEAYLKYIEGLNVENRTISNFKKTLIATPENTPTPNETRLPTHWLAQGAGYHGSVTNALWALRDLMLKDTLSIARTIPFEDL